One window of the Streptomyces sp. B3I8 genome contains the following:
- a CDS encoding DUF4380 domain-containing protein has protein sequence MTAADDAVRVHRTPTAYGELITLDAGALTVTAAPGLGGRLLSVTLGGSEFLYRNPRLLDDDLTPLPGVRAGPHDGPMADWLNWGGDKTWPAPQGWDGPGQWAGPPDPVLDSGPYTARVEQRDGTAALVLTSGDDPRTGLRLERRIALRPRSTAFGLHLTMTNTSAVERRWALWNVTQIAGAPPASPAGAEGVYLGRARSGRPPTVPLVAGTGRPRVLEAAADVLCVPHQDVVGKVGFPDSAGWLAHVGPERTLAQRFTVHEGSYPDEGSRAEVWMECPLAGGLPHLGGLRPRDHVVECEALGPLTTLAPGASAVLEVEFGVGPSAGPVRAVTPAGYWAGPLRDGPEGVFVPYTAGRLEARGPAGTQPLVLGTLEPGRACGVRLPEGQEHYGRWELTAPLPGGGRARVARITVGESGIRPHFNS, from the coding sequence GTGACCGCCGCGGACGACGCGGTGCGGGTACACCGCACACCGACCGCGTACGGAGAGCTGATCACGCTGGACGCCGGCGCCCTGACGGTGACCGCCGCGCCCGGGCTGGGCGGCCGGCTCCTCTCGGTGACGCTGGGCGGCTCGGAGTTCCTCTACCGCAACCCCCGCCTCCTGGACGACGACCTCACTCCGCTGCCGGGCGTGCGGGCCGGCCCGCACGACGGACCGATGGCCGACTGGCTCAACTGGGGCGGCGACAAGACCTGGCCCGCACCGCAGGGCTGGGACGGCCCCGGCCAGTGGGCGGGCCCCCCGGACCCGGTGCTGGACTCGGGCCCGTACACCGCACGGGTGGAACAGCGGGACGGCACAGCGGCGCTCGTGCTGACCAGTGGCGACGATCCCCGCACCGGCCTGCGGCTGGAGCGCCGGATCGCACTGCGCCCCCGCAGTACGGCCTTCGGCCTGCACCTGACGATGACCAACACGTCGGCCGTGGAACGCCGCTGGGCGCTGTGGAACGTCACCCAGATCGCCGGGGCGCCGCCGGCGAGCCCGGCGGGTGCCGAGGGCGTCTACCTCGGCCGCGCCCGGTCCGGGCGGCCGCCCACCGTACCGCTGGTCGCCGGTACCGGTCGGCCGCGGGTGCTGGAGGCCGCTGCCGACGTGCTGTGTGTACCGCACCAGGACGTCGTCGGGAAGGTGGGTTTCCCCGACTCCGCGGGATGGCTGGCGCACGTCGGGCCGGAACGCACCCTGGCGCAGCGCTTCACCGTCCATGAGGGCTCCTATCCCGACGAGGGGTCGCGCGCCGAGGTGTGGATGGAGTGCCCGCTGGCTGGGGGGCTGCCTCATCTGGGCGGTCTGCGGCCGCGTGACCACGTCGTCGAATGTGAGGCGCTGGGGCCGCTGACGACGCTGGCGCCGGGGGCGTCGGCCGTGCTCGAAGTGGAGTTCGGTGTCGGGCCCTCGGCCGGCCCGGTTCGGGCGGTGACCCCGGCCGGCTACTGGGCGGGGCCGCTCCGCGACGGGCCGGAGGGCGTCTTCGTGCCGTACACCGCAGGTCGGCTGGAAGCGCGCGGTCCGGCCGGGACGCAGCCGCTAGTGCTGGGCACGCTGGAGCCGGGGCGGGCCTGCGGCGTCCGCCTGCCGGAGGGACAGGAGCATTACGGGCGCTGGGAGTTGACGGCACCGCTGCCCGGCGGTGGCAGAGCGCGAGTGGCCCGCATCACCGTCGGGGAGAGCGGAATTCGCCCCCATTTTAATTCATAA